The Saccharomyces mikatae IFO 1815 strain IFO1815 genome assembly, chromosome: 13 genome has a segment encoding these proteins:
- the PRC1 gene encoding carboxypeptidase C PRC1 (similar to Saccharomyces cerevisiae PRC1 (YMR297W); ancestral locus Anc_5.27): protein MKAFTSLLCGLGLSTTLATAISLQRPLGLDKDILLKTAEKFGLELDLDHLLKELDSNVLDAWSEISELYPNQIMNLQTSTKPKFPEAIKTKKDWDFVVKNDAIENYQLRVNKIKDPKILGIDPDVTQYTGYLDVEDEDKHFFFWSFESRNDPAKDPVILWLNGGPGCSSLTGLFFELGPSSIGPDLKPIGNPYSWNSNATVIFLDQPVNVGFSYSGSSGVSNTVAAGKDVYNFLELFFDQFPEYVNKGQDFHIAGESYAGHYIPVFASEILSHKDRNFNLTSVLIGNGLTDPLTQYNYYEPMACGEGGEPSVLPSEECSAMEDSLERCLGLIESCYDSQSVWSCVPATIYCNNAQLAPYQRTGRNVYDIRKDCEGGNLCYPTLQDIDDYLNQDYVKEAVGAEVDHYESCNFDINRNFLFAGDWMKPYHTAVTDLLNQDLPILVYAGDKDFICNWLGNKAWTDVLPWKYDEEFASQKVRNWTASITDEVAGEVKSYKHFTYLRVFNGGHMVPFDVPENALSMVNEWIHGGFSL, encoded by the coding sequence ATGAAAGCATTCACCAGCTTACTATGTGGACTGGGCCTGTCCACGACGCTCGCCACGGCCATCTCATTACAAAGACCGTTGGGTCTAGATAAGGACATTTTGCTGAAAACTGCAGAAAAGTTTGGTTTGGAGCTAGACCTGGACCATCTCTTGAAGGAGTTGGACTCCAATGTATTGGACGCATGGTCTGAGATAAGCGAACTGTACCCAAACCAGATAATGAATCTTCAGACCTCAACCAAGCCAAAGTTCCCGGAAGCAATCAAAACGAAGAAAGATTGGGACTTTGTGGTCAAGAACGACGCAATTGAAAACTATCAGCTTCGTGTCAACAAGATCAAGGACCCTAAAATCCTGGGTATCGACCCAGACGTCACACAGTACACGGGTTACTTAGACGTGGAGGACGAGGACaagcattttttcttctggagCTTCGAAAGTAGAAACGATCCCGCTAAGGACCCGGTCATTCTTTGGTTGAACGGGGGGCCAGGTTGCTCTTCGCTAACCGGATTGTTCTTCGAATTAGGGCCTTCGTCCATCGGGCCCGACCTGAAACCTATCGGAAACCCTTACTCTTGGAACAGCAATGCCACAGTAATTTTCCTTGACCAACCTGTCAATGTGGGATTCTCGTATTCTGGGTCCTCAGGTGTGTCCAATACTGTTGCCGCCGGTAAGGACGTCTACAACTTTTTGGAACTGTTCTTTGACCAGTTCCCTGAATACGTCAACAAGGGCCAAGATTTCCACATCGCCGGGGAGTCTTATGCTGGCCATTATATTCCCGTTTTTGCCTCTGAAATTTTGTCTCACAAGGACAGAAACTTTAACTTGACCTCCGTCTTGATCGGTAATGGTCTCACCGACCCATTGACCCAGTACAACTACTATGAGCCAATGGCCTGTGGTGAAGGTGGCGAACCTTCTGTTTTGCCCTCTGAAGAATGTTCCGCTATGGAAGACTCCTTGGAACGTTGTTTGGGTTTGATAGAGTCCTGCTACGACTCCCAGTCAGTCTGGTCTTGTGTTCCAGCCACCATTTATTGTAACAATGCCCAATTGGCTCCTTACCAACGTACCGGCAGGAACGTTTACGACATCAGAAAGGATTGTGAAGGCGGCAATTTGTGCTACCCAACTTTACAGGATATCGACGACTACCTAAATCAAGACTACGTTAAGGAAGCTGTCGGTGCTGAGGTTGACCATTACGAATCGTGTAACTTCGATATCAACAGGAATTTCTTGTTTGCGGGTGACTGGATGAAGCCTTACCATACCGCTGTAACGGATCTTTTGAATCAAGACCTGCCCATTTTGGTCTACGCTGGTGACAAGGATTTCATCTGTAACTGGTTAGGCAATAAGGCATGGACCGATGTCTTGCCATGGAAGtacgatgaagaatttgCAAGCCAAAAAGTCCGTAATTGGACTGCTTCCATCACGGACGAAGTTGCTGGTGAAGTCAAATCCTACAAGCATTTTACCTACTTGAGAGTTTTCAATGGTGGTCACATGGTTCCGTTCGATGTTCCCGAAAACGCCTTAAGTATGGTTAATGAATGGATCCATGGCGGTTTCTCCTTATAA
- the LIP1 gene encoding sphingosine N-acyltransferase subunit LIP1 (similar to Saccharomyces cerevisiae LIP1 (YMR298W); ancestral locus Anc_5.26) → MSQPTPIITTKTTAKPKPKIFNLFRVCFISLLLIAAVEYFKYGTRINYEWFHCTPIKEPQSGSVIKLWARGGPSCDKRGEYKTIVKRITRDYEPNDEHLSFCIIENPEVAPVHYPIHEDKGEPGYVAYVGYDTDSELVQELCADSTVYHM, encoded by the coding sequence atgtcACAACCTACCCCTATTATAACTACAAAAACAACTGCCAAGCCgaaaccaaaaattttcaatctATTTCGTGTGTGCttcatttcattattactgATCGCTGCTGTGGAATACTTCAAGTACGGTACAAGAATTAATTATGAGTGGTTTCACTGTACTCCAATTAAGGAGCCTCAATCTGGCTCAGTGATCAAACTTTGGGCTCGTGGTGGGCCTAGTTGTGACAAAAGAGGCGAGTATAAAACTATCGTAAAAAGAATCACAAGAGATTACGAACCAAATGACGAGCATTTGTCGTTCTGTATTATTGAGAACCCTGAAGTTGCACCTGTTCACTACCCAATTCATGAAGACAAAGGTGAACCTGGCTATGTAGCCTATGTTGGTTATGACACAGACTCTGAATTGGTCCAAGAGCTATGTGCTGATTCCACAGTTTATCACATGTGA
- the DYN3 gene encoding dynein light intermediate chain (similar to Saccharomyces cerevisiae DYN3 (YMR299C); ancestral locus Anc_5.22) produces the protein MNNGYAWDELLAQSKSVINNKESEGTTAVIYSPSSKTLHQFINTCFPEGTNSILDTDLINYATINWTNNLEQSYCSNVYTLVKNTRGTLDLLKPFLQEHASKIHWLILLDWSLNDQKLWLNELSSTFSEIKQLNDNNEFSIWCLNSNEIINLQRNTTAWQSVHIDFILQTLRSFCYLNDSSLFYICEDRTEEEDEEIERVKYPEVLKHFIEGRDMKEYVEMVKRSRISIPKGCDSIGLIKTIDERFEPTVVGEDLFLARYIDFIPEMDEITDNKKTCTVTDLDKLYPLDAFRVNIQEELGKMFTKQKENSKI, from the coding sequence ATGAATAATGGTTATGCATGGGACGAGTTATTAGCTCAAAGCAAGTCCGTAATAAATAACAAAGAATCTGAAGGGACAACAGCGGTGATATATTCTCCGTCGAGTAAAACGTTACATCAATTTATAAACACTTGTTTTCCAGAGGGAACCAATTCAATATTAGACACTGATTTGATTAATTATGCCACAATAAATTGGACCAATAATTTGGAACAAAGTTATTGTTCAAATGTGTACACATTAGTCAAAAACACACGTGGTACATTAGATCTCCTGAAGCCTTTTCTACAAGAGCATGCTTCGAAGATTCACTGGCTCATACTATTAGACTGGTCGTTAAATGATCAAAAATTGTGGTTAAATGAACTATCCAGTACATTTAGTGAAATAAAGCAACTGAATGACAACAACGAATTTTCCATATGGTGCTTAAACAGTAATGAAATTATAAATTTACAAAGAAACACCACAGCATGGCAATCAGTACATATCGACTTCATTTTGCAAACGTTAAGATCGTTTTGTTATTTGAATGATAGCTCACTCTTCTACATATGTGAAGACCGtacagaagaagaggatgagGAAATAGAGAGAGTTAAGTACCCAGAGGTTCTGAAACATTTTATTGAGGGTAGGGATATGAAGGAATACGTTGAAATGGTTAAGCGTAGCAGAATATCAATACCGAAGGGTTGTGATTCTATTGGtttaataaaaacaatagaCGAAAGATTTGAGCCCACTGTTGTGGGAGAGGACCTGTTTTTGGCCCGATATATAGACTTTATTCCGGAAATGGATGAAATAACTGataacaagaaaacatGCACTGTTACTGATCTTGATAAACTCTATCCCTTAGATGCTTTCAGGGTAAATATTCAAGAGGAACTAGGCAAAATGTTTACaaaacaaaaggaaaattcgAAAATATAG